A genomic stretch from Longimicrobium terrae includes:
- a CDS encoding SDR family NAD(P)-dependent oxidoreductase — protein MGTLGGKVAVVTGATRGAGLAIARVLGEQGATVYVTGRTTRGGRAPDGMPGSVEDAAEAVSQAGGVGIGVRCDHTVEADIQALFARVRREQGGLDLLVNNAWGGYEGAASGLPMEPFWTLPSSWDGMFVAGVRAAFDSSRHAAPLLVERGRGLIVNTIAWAHGEYLRHLYYDVAKSALARMAYGMAWELRPHGVAAVALAPGWMRTERVMAAHDAAPFNLDATESPAYLGRAVAALVADTDVLRWSGQLLTAGDLAREYGFTDVDGRQPEPFRIPAGV, from the coding sequence ATGGGAACGCTGGGGGGAAAGGTCGCCGTCGTTACGGGCGCCACGCGCGGCGCGGGGCTGGCGATCGCGCGGGTGCTGGGGGAGCAGGGCGCGACGGTGTACGTCACCGGACGCACCACGCGCGGCGGACGGGCACCGGATGGCATGCCGGGTTCGGTGGAGGACGCGGCGGAGGCGGTTTCTCAAGCGGGCGGTGTCGGGATCGGTGTGCGCTGCGACCACACGGTGGAGGCGGACATCCAGGCGCTGTTCGCGCGCGTCCGGCGGGAACAGGGCGGGCTGGACCTGCTGGTGAACAACGCGTGGGGCGGATACGAGGGCGCCGCGTCGGGGCTGCCGATGGAGCCGTTCTGGACGCTTCCATCGTCGTGGGACGGCATGTTCGTCGCCGGGGTGCGCGCCGCGTTCGATTCCAGCCGCCACGCCGCGCCCCTGCTGGTGGAACGCGGCCGCGGGCTGATCGTGAACACCATCGCCTGGGCGCACGGCGAGTACCTGCGGCACCTGTACTACGACGTGGCCAAGAGCGCGCTGGCGCGGATGGCGTACGGCATGGCGTGGGAGCTTCGGCCGCACGGCGTGGCCGCGGTCGCGCTCGCCCCCGGGTGGATGCGCACCGAGCGCGTGATGGCGGCTCATGATGCGGCACCGTTCAACCTGGACGCCACCGAGTCGCCCGCGTACCTGGGCCGCGCCGTCGCCGCGCTCGTGGCGGATACGGATGTGCTGCGCTGGTCCGGGCAGCTGCTGACCGCCGGCGATCTGGCGCGCGAGTACGGCTTCACGGACGTGGACGGACGCCAGCCGGAACCGTTCCGCATTCCGGCCGGCGTGTAG
- a CDS encoding TetR/AcrR family transcriptional regulator codes for MARPRSASTEQIVAAAIRVIGRVGPSRLTLAEVGDEAGLSAAALVQRFGGRRELLLAVARHGAGSVPELFDRARERFPASPLNALLDALAEGAGAVQTPEEISNHLAFLQMDLTDPEFHALALQHARAMLVEISALIEEAMAAGELGDCDPDGVGRTVQNSYNGALVTWAIYREGTLAEWMRGEVEAVLEGYGPAPAR; via the coding sequence ATGGCACGTCCACGCAGCGCATCCACTGAGCAGATCGTCGCCGCCGCCATCCGGGTGATCGGCCGCGTGGGCCCGTCACGCCTGACGCTGGCGGAGGTCGGTGACGAGGCGGGGCTGTCCGCGGCGGCGCTGGTGCAGCGGTTCGGCGGCCGGCGCGAGCTGCTGCTGGCCGTGGCGCGGCACGGCGCCGGCTCCGTCCCCGAGCTGTTTGACCGGGCACGCGAACGCTTTCCGGCCTCGCCGCTGAACGCGCTGCTGGATGCGCTGGCGGAGGGCGCCGGCGCGGTGCAGACGCCGGAGGAGATCTCCAACCACCTGGCGTTTCTGCAGATGGACCTGACGGACCCCGAGTTCCATGCGCTCGCCCTGCAGCACGCGCGGGCGATGCTGGTGGAAATCTCGGCGCTGATCGAGGAGGCGATGGCGGCCGGCGAACTGGGAGACTGCGACCCGGACGGGGTGGGGCGGACGGTGCAGAACAGCTACAACGGGGCGCTCGTCACCTGGGCGATCTACCGCGAGGGGACACTGGCGGAGTGGATGCGCGGCGAGGTGGAGGCGGTGCTGGAGGGGTACGGCCCGGCCCCCGCGCGCTGA
- the bioD gene encoding dethiobiotin synthase: MIRLGITGTDTDVGKTLIGTVLLAMMRNRGLRVAAMKPIETGVKADDPASDAVLLRDAAGENDPLETVRPILMTEPLAPWVASSRSGGLLDLGALETAYEALCKDRDAILVEGAGGLLVPVTRDLAWDGLFVGWGLDLVVVAGNRLGALNHTLLTVRAAHDAGLRVRGVVLNAMGPDPRGIAISTNLEALEELLDPVPVLPFPWIRKDRPIGYAVEIAEENGFATLIASRERQ, from the coding sequence ATGATCCGGCTGGGAATCACGGGAACGGACACGGACGTCGGCAAGACACTCATCGGCACCGTGCTGCTGGCGATGATGCGCAACCGCGGCCTGCGCGTGGCGGCCATGAAGCCTATCGAAACGGGCGTGAAAGCCGACGATCCGGCCAGCGACGCCGTCCTTCTGCGCGACGCCGCGGGGGAGAACGACCCGCTGGAGACGGTGCGCCCCATCCTGATGACGGAACCGCTGGCGCCCTGGGTGGCGTCGTCGCGCAGCGGCGGGCTGCTGGACCTGGGCGCGCTGGAAACGGCGTACGAGGCGCTCTGCAAGGACCGCGATGCCATCCTGGTGGAGGGCGCGGGCGGCCTTCTGGTTCCCGTCACGCGCGACCTGGCGTGGGACGGGCTGTTCGTGGGATGGGGGCTGGACCTGGTGGTGGTGGCCGGCAACCGCCTGGGCGCGCTCAACCACACGCTGCTCACCGTCCGCGCCGCGCACGACGCCGGGCTGCGGGTGCGCGGCGTGGTGCTGAACGCCATGGGGCCGGACCCGCGCGGCATCGCCATCAGCACCAACCTGGAGGCGCTTGAGGAGCTGCTGGACCCGGTGCCGGTGCTTCCCTTCCCCTGGATCCGCAAGGACCGCCCGATCGGGTACGCAGTGGAGATCGCGGAAGAAAACGGCTTCGCAACGCTGATCGCCTCGCGGGAACGGCAGTAG
- a CDS encoding PAS domain S-box protein, with amino-acid sequence MPAPADRENDPTPPMPHRLRTHATASPALPGRDELYRLLVENVTDYAILLLSTEGRVVTWNEGAERMFGYDEADALGREFALFFPQEEAESGTPDRDLATAARDGRCETVAWRVRKDGSRLWASVVLTAIHDASGRLIGFGQITRDLTERKEVAERYEESRQRYRSLFENNPDAVCSFDPDGTLRTANPAAESLTGHHADDLRAREFWTLFVPADREQMRTLFAEALAGQPQVAQSALVHRSGRRVELRLTLVPILVAGAIIGVYCIAEDVTERLRADAERESLLLRERVARAEAEAANAAKTDFLAVVSHELKTPLHAITGFADLLHDGELGALTDPQRRPVDRIRTNGRQLLRMIEDVLGYARLDSGEERVRLERVPLDRVLSELVDEAQKSATAKGLALSMEVRDEICLAETDPGRVRDLIRALLSNAVKFTESGEVRVTLWREPSWVAVEVEDTGIGIDPEQMPRVWDPFWQAEHPLIRKVGGTGLGLSIARRLASLLGGDIAVVSTPGAGSTFTVRLPLAHG; translated from the coding sequence GTGCCCGCGCCGGCCGACCGCGAAAACGATCCTACGCCGCCCATGCCGCACCGCCTTCGAACGCACGCCACCGCATCGCCCGCCCTGCCCGGGCGCGACGAGCTGTATCGCCTGCTGGTGGAAAACGTTACCGACTACGCCATCCTGCTGCTGAGCACGGAGGGGCGCGTGGTGACGTGGAACGAAGGCGCCGAGCGCATGTTCGGCTACGACGAGGCCGACGCGCTGGGCCGCGAGTTCGCCCTCTTCTTTCCCCAGGAGGAAGCGGAATCCGGAACGCCGGACCGCGACCTGGCCACGGCGGCGCGCGACGGCCGCTGCGAAACGGTGGCGTGGCGGGTGCGCAAGGACGGGTCGCGGCTGTGGGCCAGCGTGGTGCTCACCGCCATCCACGACGCGTCGGGGCGGCTGATCGGCTTCGGGCAGATCACCCGCGACCTCACCGAGCGCAAGGAAGTGGCGGAGCGGTATGAGGAAAGCCGCCAGCGCTACCGCTCGCTCTTTGAGAACAACCCCGACGCGGTGTGCTCGTTCGACCCGGACGGAACGCTGCGCACGGCCAACCCCGCCGCGGAGTCGCTGACCGGCCACCATGCCGACGATCTGCGCGCGCGCGAGTTCTGGACGCTCTTTGTCCCCGCGGACCGCGAGCAGATGCGCACCCTGTTCGCCGAGGCGCTGGCGGGGCAGCCGCAGGTGGCGCAGTCCGCCCTGGTGCACCGCTCCGGGCGGCGGGTGGAGCTCCGGCTCACGCTGGTTCCCATCCTGGTGGCGGGCGCCATCATCGGTGTGTACTGCATCGCCGAAGATGTCACCGAGCGGCTGCGCGCCGACGCCGAGCGCGAATCGCTGCTGCTGCGCGAACGCGTCGCCCGTGCGGAGGCCGAGGCCGCCAACGCCGCCAAGACGGACTTTCTGGCCGTGGTGAGCCACGAACTCAAGACGCCGCTGCACGCCATCACCGGGTTCGCCGACCTGCTGCACGACGGCGAACTGGGCGCGCTGACCGATCCGCAGCGCCGGCCGGTGGACCGCATTCGCACCAACGGCCGCCAGCTGCTGCGGATGATTGAAGACGTGCTGGGCTACGCGCGGCTGGACTCCGGCGAGGAGCGCGTGCGGCTGGAGCGGGTGCCGCTGGACCGCGTGCTTTCCGAGCTGGTGGACGAGGCGCAGAAGAGCGCCACCGCCAAGGGGCTGGCGCTGTCCATGGAGGTGCGTGACGAGATCTGCCTGGCGGAAACCGATCCGGGGCGCGTGCGCGACCTGATCCGCGCGCTGCTGAGCAACGCGGTGAAGTTCACCGAATCCGGCGAGGTGCGGGTGACGCTGTGGCGCGAGCCGTCGTGGGTGGCGGTGGAGGTGGAGGATACGGGGATCGGGATCGACCCGGAGCAGATGCCGCGCGTGTGGGACCCGTTCTGGCAGGCGGAGCACCCGCTGATCCGCAAGGTGGGTGGCACCGGGCTGGGACTGAGCATTGCGCGGCGGCTGGCCAGCCTGCTGGGAGGCGACATCGCCGTGGTGAGCACACCGGGCGCCGGGTCCACCTTTACCGTGCGCCTCCCGCTCGCCCACGGGTGA
- a CDS encoding oxidoreductase, with amino-acid sequence MPCRRAHRRPCPDRNPEPPTPHPRKPLTSITANPAARPRAALLLGATGLVGGHVLDLLLASPAYGRVTVVGRRALDREHPRLVQHVTDMDRMADHPEWFAVDDVFCCLGTTIAAAGSQEAFRRVDHDYVVQAAELAARGGAVRYLLVSSSGANARSRIFYSRTKGEAEDGVRATTIPGVTLLRPSLLMGEREEHRAGEALAQKVAPVLNRVLVGPLRRYRGVDAHVVAQAMVRLAQDEPRGVRVVESEQIQELGAA; translated from the coding sequence TTGCCCTGCCGCCGCGCACACCGGCGGCCATGCCCGGACCGGAATCCGGAACCGCCCACCCCGCACCCCCGGAAGCCACTGACCTCCATCACCGCGAACCCCGCCGCGCGGCCCCGCGCCGCGCTGCTGCTGGGCGCCACCGGGCTGGTGGGCGGCCACGTGCTCGATCTGCTGCTGGCCAGCCCCGCGTACGGCCGCGTCACCGTCGTGGGGCGGCGCGCGCTGGACCGCGAGCACCCGCGCCTGGTGCAGCACGTGACCGACATGGACCGCATGGCCGACCATCCCGAGTGGTTCGCGGTGGACGACGTGTTCTGCTGCCTGGGCACCACCATCGCCGCCGCCGGATCGCAGGAGGCGTTTCGCCGCGTGGACCACGACTACGTGGTGCAGGCCGCGGAACTGGCGGCGCGCGGCGGCGCGGTGCGCTATCTTCTGGTCAGCTCGTCCGGGGCGAACGCCCGGTCGCGCATCTTCTACAGCCGCACCAAGGGCGAGGCGGAGGACGGCGTGCGCGCCACCACCATCCCCGGCGTGACGCTGCTGCGCCCGTCGCTGCTGATGGGCGAGCGCGAGGAGCACCGCGCGGGCGAGGCGCTGGCGCAAAAGGTGGCGCCCGTCCTCAATCGGGTGCTGGTGGGGCCGCTGCGCCGGTACCGGGGCGTGGATGCGCACGTGGTGGCGCAGGCGATGGTGCGCCTGGCGCAGGACGAGCCGCGCGGCGTGCGGGTGGTGGAATCCGAGCAGATCCAGGAACTGGGCGCCGCATAG